A single region of the Vicia villosa cultivar HV-30 ecotype Madison, WI linkage group LG4, Vvil1.0, whole genome shotgun sequence genome encodes:
- the LOC131600196 gene encoding receptor like protein 22-like isoform X1: MRVTLLSFLLCYYCIYITAVSAKCLEHQQSLLLQFKNNLTSGVVDLEQWNQGIDCCKWIGVTCDNEGQVIGLDLRQELITGRFDNSTSLFSLQKLTKIRILYLDWIRITAKGHEWINLLLPLRDLQELSLPHCGLSGPLDSSLSRLENLSVIILDGNDFSSSVPETFANFKNLTTLSLKSCGLVGTFPQKIFQIGTLSVINLSFNHNLHGSFPDYKTSKSLHEIRVRFTKFSGALPTSIGNLRKLSNLDLCFCQFNGTLPNSLSNLTHLRYLDLSSNSFTGSIPSFDLAKNLTNPSSSQFEGWHNLVKINLSNNSFKGIIPSFLFTLPFLDEINLSFNHFSKLEEFTIMSSSALYTLDLSNNNLSGFFPTSIFQLNSLYALDLSSNKITGSLQLDKLLKLRNLKTLDLSYNKLSVNGNVTNADLPLISNFRTLKLASCNLKTFPNFLINQSALLTLDLSDNQIQGIVPHSILKQQYLEELNISHNFFTGFEGPLLKGKLNLAVLDLHNNQMQGLIPVIAKSAFYLDYSTNKFSVIPQDFDDCLLRASFVSLSNNDLHGSIPHSICHTSALEVLDLSINKFSGTIPPCLMTKFDTLYVLNLRKNNLTGPIPDMFPTSCALMTLKLQENFLQGPIPKSLSHCSSLKVLDIGSNEIVDRFPCFLKNIPTLSVLILRNNEFHGSVECSVSLENKPWKMIEIFDIAFNKFNGKLPELFFTSWEKMMHDEDDSVSDFIHVWDTQSSHYQESVTVSNKGREMALLKILTIFTAIDFSSNHFEGLIPKVLMNFKAVHVLNFSNNGLSGEIPSSIENLKQLESLDLSNNSLTGEIPVQLANLSFLSYLNLSFNHLVGKIPTGTQLQSFQASLFEGNDGLYGLPLTEILNGTSPDQNLPPKPACGRLVCSIDWNFLSVELGFVFGLGIIIGPVMFWKKWRVSYWKLADKTLCCIFPWMHQEYATYRGKDYIVLRCWWH; encoded by the coding sequence ATGAGAGTTACATTACTTTCATTCCTTCTGTGCTACTACTGCATATACATCACTGCTGTGTCTGCCAAATGTCTTGAACATCAACAATCATTGTTGCTCCAATTTAAAAACAATCTCACATCCGGTGTAGTCGACTTGGAGCAGTGGAATCAAGGCATTGATTGCTGTAAATGGATCGGCGTAACATGTGACAACGAGGGACAGGTTATAGGCCTTGACCTGAGGCAAGAATTAATCACTGGTAGATTTGATAATTCCACTAGTCTTTTCAGTCTCCAAAAGCTGACAAAGATTAGGATACTGTATCTAGACTGGATACGTATAACCGCCAAAGGACACGAATGGATCAATCTTTTGTTACCGCTTCGCGACCTGCAAGAATTGAGCCTGCCACATTGTGGTCTTTCGGGACCTCTTGATTCTTCCCTATCAAGACTAGAGAATCTATCTGTCATTATTCTTGATGGGAACGATTTTTCATCCTCGGTTCCAGAAACATTTGCCAATTTTAAAAACCTTACCACCCTCAGTCTTAAATCTTGTGGATTGGTTGGTACATTTCCACAAAAGATCTTCCAAATTGGAACGTTGTCGGTTATTAACTTATCGTTCAACCACAATCTCCATGGTTCATTTCCAGACTACAAAACGAGTAAATCTCTTCATGAAATTAGAGTGAGATTTACAAAATTCTCTGGAGCGTTGCCTACCTCTATTGGCAACCTGAGGAAACTATCTAACTTAGATCTTTGTTTTTGTCAATTCAATGGAACACTTCCAAATTCATTGTCAAACCTCACACACCTGAGATACTTGGATCTATCATCTAACAGTTTCACTGGTTCAATCCCATCCTTTGACTTGGCAAAAAACCTCACCAATCCATCATCTTCTCAGTTTGAAGGATGGCATAATCTTGTCAAAATTAACCTGAGTAATAACTCTTTCAAAGGTATCATTCCTTCATTCCTTTTCACACTTCCATTTTTAGACGAGATTAATCTTTCATTCAACCACTTTAGTAAACTAGAAGAATTCACAATCATGTCTTCCTCCGCACTATACACCCTTGATTTAAGCAACAACAATCTATCAGGGTTTTTTCCAACGTCTATCTTTCAGCTTAATTCGCTTTACGCCCTTGACCTTTCCTCTAACAAGATCACCGGATCTCTACAGCTAGACAAGCTTTTAAAGCTTAGGAATTTAAAAACACTAGACCTTTCATATAACAAATTATCAGTAAATGGGAATGTGACAAATGCTGATCTGCCTCTTATTTCCAATTTCAGAACTCTAAAATTGGCATCCTGCAACTTGAAAACTTTTCCTAATTTCTTGATAAACCAATCCGCGTTACTCACTCTAGACCTTTCGGATAACCAGATTCAAGGAATAGTACCACACAGTATTTTAAAACAACAATATCTTGAAGAACTTAATATTTCTCACAATTTTTTCACTGGTTTTGAAGGACCTTTGTTAAAGGGAAAACTGAACCTGGCGGTTCTCGATCTTCATAACAACCAAATGCAAGGACTAATACCTGTTATCGCTAAATCTGCGTTTTATCTGGATTACTCAACCAACAAATTCTCTGTCATCCCACAAGACTTTGATGATTGCTTGTTAAGAGCATCTTTTGTCTCTCTTTCAAATAATGATTTACATGGAAGTATCCCTCATTCCATCTGCCATACTTCAGCTCTTGAAGTACTTGATCTTTCCATCAATAAATTTTCTGGAACAATACCTCCATGTTTGATGACAAAGTTTGACACCCTTTATGTATTAAATCTTAGGAAGAACAATCTCACTGGCCCCATACCAGATATGTTTCCGACTTCTTGTGCCTTGATGACTTTGAAACTCCAGGAAAATTTCTTACAAGGGCCAATTCCCAAGTCTCTCTCCCACTGCTCATCATTAAAGGTATTAGACATTGGATCAAATGAAATTGTTGATCGTTTTCCATGTTTCTTGAAGAACATACCAACACTTAGTGTACTGATTTTGCGGAACAATGAATTCCATGGTTCTGTTGAATGTTCAGTTTCACTAGAAAACAAGCCTTGGAAAATGATTGAAATTTTCGATATTGCTTTCAACAAATTCAATGGAAAGCTACCTGAACTTTTTTTCACTTCATGGGAAAAAATGATGCATGATGAAGATGATAGTGTATCGGACTTTATCCACGTATGGGACACACAAAGTTCGCATTATCAAGAAAGTGTGACAGTTTCCAATAAAGGTCGAGAGATGGCGTTGTTAAAAATTCTAACAATCTTCACAGCCATTGATTTCTCATCCAATCATTTTGAAGGACTGATACCGAAGGTGCTGATGAACTTCAAAGCAGTCCATGTCCTCAACTTTTCGAACAACGGTCTCTCAGGTGAAATCCCATCTTCTATAGAGAATCTCAAACAGCTCGAGTCATTGGACCTCTCAAATAACTCTTTAACTGGTGAAATTCCTGTGCAACTTGCAAACCTTTCATTCCTTTCTTATCTGAACCTTTCCTTCAATCATTTGGTAGGGAAGATCCCAACAGGTACTCAACTTCAATCatttcaagcttctttgtttgaaGGAAACGACGGTCTATACGGACTTCCATTAACCGAAATCCTAAATGGTACGAGCCCGGACCAAAACTTGCCTCCAAAACCAGCATGTGGAAGACTAGTTTGTTCAATAGACTGGAACTTTTTAAGTGTGGAATTGGGATTTGTTTTTGGACTTGGAATTATCATTGGTCCTGTCATGTTTTGGAAGAAATGGAGGGTAAGTTATTGGAAACTTGCTGACAAAACTCTCTGCTGTATTTTTCCTTGGATGCATCAAGAATATGCAACCTACAGAGGAAAAGATTACATAGTTTTAAGGTGCTGGTGGCATTAG
- the LOC131600196 gene encoding receptor-like protein 9DC3 isoform X2: MRVTLLSFLLCYYCIYITAVSAKCLEHQQSLLLQFKNNLTSGVVDLEQWNQGIDCCKWIGVTCDNEGQVIGLDLRQELITGRFDNSTSLFSLQKLTKIRILYLDWIRITAKGHEWINLLLPLRDLQELSLPHCGLSGPLDSSLSRLENLSVIILDGNDFSSSVPETFANFKNLTTLSLKSCGLVGTFPQKIFQIGTLSVINLSFNHNLHGSFPDYKTSKSLHEIRVRFTKFSGALPTSIGNLRKLSNLDLCFCQFNGTLPNSLSNLTHLRYLDLSSNSFTGSIPSFDLAKNLTNPSSSQFEGWHNLVKINLSNNSFKGPLLKGKLNLAVLDLHNNQMQGLIPVIAKSAFYLDYSTNKFSVIPQDFDDCLLRASFVSLSNNDLHGSIPHSICHTSALEVLDLSINKFSGTIPPCLMTKFDTLYVLNLRKNNLTGPIPDMFPTSCALMTLKLQENFLQGPIPKSLSHCSSLKVLDIGSNEIVDRFPCFLKNIPTLSVLILRNNEFHGSVECSVSLENKPWKMIEIFDIAFNKFNGKLPELFFTSWEKMMHDEDDSVSDFIHVWDTQSSHYQESVTVSNKGREMALLKILTIFTAIDFSSNHFEGLIPKVLMNFKAVHVLNFSNNGLSGEIPSSIENLKQLESLDLSNNSLTGEIPVQLANLSFLSYLNLSFNHLVGKIPTGTQLQSFQASLFEGNDGLYGLPLTEILNGTSPDQNLPPKPACGRLVCSIDWNFLSVELGFVFGLGIIIGPVMFWKKWRVSYWKLADKTLCCIFPWMHQEYATYRGKDYIVLRCWWH, translated from the exons ATGAGAGTTACATTACTTTCATTCCTTCTGTGCTACTACTGCATATACATCACTGCTGTGTCTGCCAAATGTCTTGAACATCAACAATCATTGTTGCTCCAATTTAAAAACAATCTCACATCCGGTGTAGTCGACTTGGAGCAGTGGAATCAAGGCATTGATTGCTGTAAATGGATCGGCGTAACATGTGACAACGAGGGACAGGTTATAGGCCTTGACCTGAGGCAAGAATTAATCACTGGTAGATTTGATAATTCCACTAGTCTTTTCAGTCTCCAAAAGCTGACAAAGATTAGGATACTGTATCTAGACTGGATACGTATAACCGCCAAAGGACACGAATGGATCAATCTTTTGTTACCGCTTCGCGACCTGCAAGAATTGAGCCTGCCACATTGTGGTCTTTCGGGACCTCTTGATTCTTCCCTATCAAGACTAGAGAATCTATCTGTCATTATTCTTGATGGGAACGATTTTTCATCCTCGGTTCCAGAAACATTTGCCAATTTTAAAAACCTTACCACCCTCAGTCTTAAATCTTGTGGATTGGTTGGTACATTTCCACAAAAGATCTTCCAAATTGGAACGTTGTCGGTTATTAACTTATCGTTCAACCACAATCTCCATGGTTCATTTCCAGACTACAAAACGAGTAAATCTCTTCATGAAATTAGAGTGAGATTTACAAAATTCTCTGGAGCGTTGCCTACCTCTATTGGCAACCTGAGGAAACTATCTAACTTAGATCTTTGTTTTTGTCAATTCAATGGAACACTTCCAAATTCATTGTCAAACCTCACACACCTGAGATACTTGGATCTATCATCTAACAGTTTCACTGGTTCAATCCCATCCTTTGACTTGGCAAAAAACCTCACCAATCCATCATCTTCTCAGTTTGAAGGATGGCATAATCTTGTCAAAATTAACCTGAGTAATAACTCTTTCAAAG GACCTTTGTTAAAGGGAAAACTGAACCTGGCGGTTCTCGATCTTCATAACAACCAAATGCAAGGACTAATACCTGTTATCGCTAAATCTGCGTTTTATCTGGATTACTCAACCAACAAATTCTCTGTCATCCCACAAGACTTTGATGATTGCTTGTTAAGAGCATCTTTTGTCTCTCTTTCAAATAATGATTTACATGGAAGTATCCCTCATTCCATCTGCCATACTTCAGCTCTTGAAGTACTTGATCTTTCCATCAATAAATTTTCTGGAACAATACCTCCATGTTTGATGACAAAGTTTGACACCCTTTATGTATTAAATCTTAGGAAGAACAATCTCACTGGCCCCATACCAGATATGTTTCCGACTTCTTGTGCCTTGATGACTTTGAAACTCCAGGAAAATTTCTTACAAGGGCCAATTCCCAAGTCTCTCTCCCACTGCTCATCATTAAAGGTATTAGACATTGGATCAAATGAAATTGTTGATCGTTTTCCATGTTTCTTGAAGAACATACCAACACTTAGTGTACTGATTTTGCGGAACAATGAATTCCATGGTTCTGTTGAATGTTCAGTTTCACTAGAAAACAAGCCTTGGAAAATGATTGAAATTTTCGATATTGCTTTCAACAAATTCAATGGAAAGCTACCTGAACTTTTTTTCACTTCATGGGAAAAAATGATGCATGATGAAGATGATAGTGTATCGGACTTTATCCACGTATGGGACACACAAAGTTCGCATTATCAAGAAAGTGTGACAGTTTCCAATAAAGGTCGAGAGATGGCGTTGTTAAAAATTCTAACAATCTTCACAGCCATTGATTTCTCATCCAATCATTTTGAAGGACTGATACCGAAGGTGCTGATGAACTTCAAAGCAGTCCATGTCCTCAACTTTTCGAACAACGGTCTCTCAGGTGAAATCCCATCTTCTATAGAGAATCTCAAACAGCTCGAGTCATTGGACCTCTCAAATAACTCTTTAACTGGTGAAATTCCTGTGCAACTTGCAAACCTTTCATTCCTTTCTTATCTGAACCTTTCCTTCAATCATTTGGTAGGGAAGATCCCAACAGGTACTCAACTTCAATCatttcaagcttctttgtttgaaGGAAACGACGGTCTATACGGACTTCCATTAACCGAAATCCTAAATGGTACGAGCCCGGACCAAAACTTGCCTCCAAAACCAGCATGTGGAAGACTAGTTTGTTCAATAGACTGGAACTTTTTAAGTGTGGAATTGGGATTTGTTTTTGGACTTGGAATTATCATTGGTCCTGTCATGTTTTGGAAGAAATGGAGGGTAAGTTATTGGAAACTTGCTGACAAAACTCTCTGCTGTATTTTTCCTTGGATGCATCAAGAATATGCAACCTACAGAGGAAAAGATTACATAGTTTTAAGGTGCTGGTGGCATTAG
- the LOC131595809 gene encoding uncharacterized protein LOC131595809, which translates to MEATRRWFSKFRSKNKEATSKAKEGSKPPINEDPPSNATQQRVEAAKHYIENHYKKQMQSLQERKERRNMLEKKLADAEVTEEEQNNLLKYLEKKETEIMRLQRHKMGADDFEPMTMIGKGAFGEVRVCREKSTGHVYAMKKLKKSEMLRRGQVEHVKAERNLLAEVDSNCIVKLYCSFQDDEYLYLIMEYLPGGDMMTLLMRKDILTEDEARFYIGETVLAIESIHKHNYIHRDIKPDNLLLDRSGHMKLSDFGLCKPLDCTNLQEKDLSVGISRSGALQSDGRPLAPKRSQQEQLQHWQKNRRMLAYSTVGTPDYIAPEVLLKRGYGVECDWWSLGAIMYEMLVGYPPFYSDEPMATCRKIVNWRTTLKFPEEAKLSPEAKDLICRLLCNVEQRLGVKGADEIKAHAWFKGVEWDRLYQMEAAFMPEVNDELDTQNFEKFEEADKQTEPSSKAGPWRKMLPSKDINFVGYTYKNLEIVGESVIPGIAELKKKTKPKRPSIKSLFDDESAKACCNQPVRGSFLNLLPPQMEVPEKNESQ; encoded by the exons ATGGAAGCTACGAGGCGTTGGTTTAGTAAGTTCAGGTCGAAAAATAAGGAAGCTACAAGCAAGGCGAAAGAAGGGTCGAAACCACCGATCAATGAAGATCCGCCTTCGAATGCAACCCAACAGAGGGTTGAAGCTGCAAAGCATTACATAGAGAATCATTATAAGAAGCAGATGCAAAGTCTGCAGGAGAGGAAGGAAAG ACGTAATATGCTAGAAAAGAAATTGGCTGATGCTGAAGTCACCGAGGAAGAGCAGAACAATTTGCTCAAGTATTTGGAGAAAAAGGAGACAGAGATCATGCGCCTTCAGAGACATAAGATGGGTGCTGATGACTTTGAGCCTATGACTATGATTGGGAAGGGGGCGTTTGGAGAG GTTAGAGTCTGCCGGGAGAAGTCAACTGGGCATGTATATGCAATGAAGAAGCTTAAGAAATCAGAGATGCTTCGTAGAGGACAG gTTGAACATGTCAAAGCCGAGAGGAACCTTCTTGCAGAAGTTGACAGCAATTGCATTGTAAAACTTTATTGTTCTTTTCAAGATGACGAGTATTTATATCTCATAATGGAGTATCTACCTGGTGGAGATATGATGACGTTGCTAATGCGGAAAGATATACTGACTGAAGATGAAGCTAGGTTCTATATCGGGGAGACTGTGCTAGCCATAGAGTCTATTCATAAACATAACTATATTCATAG AGATATCAAGCCTGACAACTTGCTGCTGGATAGAAGCGGTCACATGAAGTTATCAGATTTTGGATTATGTAAGCCGCTCGACTGCACTAACCTTCAAGAAAAAGACTTATCTGTTGGAATTAGTAGAAGTGGAGCGCTTCAAAGCGACGGGCGTCCTTTGGCTCCTAAACGATCACAACAGGAGCAGCTACAGCATTGGCAGAAAAATCGCAGAATGTTG GCCTATTCTACGGTTGGAACGCCTGATTATATTGCTCCAGAAGTCCTGTTGAAGAGAGGATATGGAGTCGAATGTGATTG GTGGTCTCTAGGAGCCATAATGTATGAAATGCTTGTGGGGTATCCGCCATTTTATTCGGATGAACCAATGGCAACTTGTAGAAAG ATTGTAAATTGGAGGACAACTTTAAAATTTCCAGAAGAAGCTAAACTATCACCAGAGGCAAAGGATCTTATTTGCAGACTCCTATGTAATGTGGAGCAGAGGCTAGGAGTCAAAGGAGCTGATGAAATAAAG GCTCACGCATGGTTCAAAGGCGTTGAATGGGACAGGTTGTACCAAATGGAAGCTGCTTTTATGCCCGAGGTCAATGATGAATTAGATACtcaaaattttgagaaattcgaAGAG GCGGACAAGCAAACTGAACCTTCCTCAAAGGCAGGGCCATGGAGAAAG ATGCTTCCATCTAAAGATATTAACTTTGTTGGTTACACATACAAGAATTTAGAAATTGTTGGTGAAAGTGTAATACCTGGAATTG CtgaattgaagaagaaaacaaaacCGAAAAGGCCATCTATTAAGTCCTTATTTG ATGATGAATCAGCTAAGGCTTGTTGTAATCAACCTGTTAGAGGGAGCTTCTTAAATCTGCTACCTCCTCAGATGGAAGTTCCAGAGAAAAATGAATCACAATGA
- the LOC131595810 gene encoding casein kinase 1-like protein 10: MMDLVIGGKFKLGRKIGSGSFGELYLGVNLQTQEEVAVKLEPVKTKHPQLLYESKLYMLLQGGTGIPHIKWSGVEGDYNVMAIDLLGPSLEDLFNYCSRKFSLKTVLMLADQLINRVEYMHSRGFLHRDIKPDNFLMGLGRKANQVYIIDYGLAKKYRDLQTHKHIPYKENKNLTGTARYASVNTHLGVEQSRRDDLESLGYVLMYFLRGSLPWQGLKAGTKKQKYDKISEKKMLTPIEVLCKLHPTEFTSYFHYCRSLRFEDKPDYSYLKRLFRDLFIREGYQFDYVFDWTILKYPQAGSSSRTRPSVKPAALNPGPSGERLERPSVGQEIRDRLSGAVGAFSRRNGSGHGLHKDLSKHRSLDNMPSPKDVQPDSDRARSSTRNGSSSKRPMISNSRPSSSGEPSEGRSSRLVSSSSRLSSTQRVQPGFESKSSFTRAATAGTRGSRDDTLKSFELLSIGTGKRK; this comes from the exons GAACCTGTGAAGACAAAACATCCTCAACTTCTCTATGAATCCAAATTGTATATGCTTCTTCAAggaggaa CTGGCATACCTCATATAAAATGGTCTGGAGTCGAGGGAGACTACAATGTCATGGCTATTGACCTTCTTGGACCAAGTCTCGAAGACTTGTTTAACTATTGCAGTAGAAAATTCTCTCTGAAAACAGTGTTGATGCTTGCAGATCAACTA ATAAACAGAGTTGAGTATATGCACTCTCGGGGCTTTCTGCATCGTGATATAAAGCCTGACAACTTTTTAATGGGGTTAGGCCGCAAGGCAAATCAG GTATACATTATTGACTATGGCCTTGCAAAAAAGTATCGTGATCTTCAGACACATAAGCATATACCATACAA GGAAAACAAGAACCTCACTGGAACTGCTCGATATGCAAGTGTTAATACTCATCTTGGAGTTG AACAAAGCAGAAGAGATGATCTAGAATCACTTGGTTATGTACTAATGTACTTTTTGAGAGGAAG TCTTCCATGGCAAGGCTTGAAAGCTGGCACTAAAAAGCAGAAATATGACAAGATAAGTGAAAAGAAGATGCTTACTCCAATAGAG GTTTTGTGCAAGTTACATCCAACAGAATTCACATCTTATTTCCATTATTGTCGATCATTGCGGTTTGAAGATAAACCAGATTATTCATATCTTAAGAGGCTCTTTCGGGACCTATTCATTAGAGAAG GTTATCAATTTGACTATGTATTTGATTGGACTATATTGAAGTATCCCCAAGCCGGATCCAGCTCTAGAACACGG CCGAGTGTGAAACCAGCCGCCTTAAACCCAGGACCATCTGGAGAGCGATTAGAACGGCCTTCAG TCGGACAAGAGATTCGAGATAGATTATCTGGTGCAGTGGGGGCATTTTCAAGAAGGAATGGTTCTGGGCATGGACTGCATAAGGATCTTTCCAAGCATAGGTCTTTAGATAATATGCCATCTCCCAAAGATGTG CAACCTGATTCTGACAGGGCTCGCAGTTCTACTCGTAATGGAAGTTCTTCAAAAAGGCCTATGATATCTAACAGCAGACCAAGCTCTTCCGGGGAGCCTAGTGAAGGTCGATCTAGCCGACTGGTCTCTAGCAGTAGTCGTCTATCTTCTACTCAGAGGGTTCAACCAGGTTTTGAATCCAAATCATCCTTCACCCGTGCCGCCACCGCAGGGACACGAGGTAGCCGCGATGATACACTCAAGAGCTTTGAGCTCCTGTCAATTGGTACAGGTAAAAGGAAATGA